AGATTATTATGGAGTGCTCCGGGGAGCGGCCAATGTGGGAGTGCCGGGGATGATCATTGAGCACGGCTTCCACACAGTGCCTGAGATGCGGGGCACGGCGAAGGCCGGAGAACTGGCAAAAGCCTGGGCCCGGGCGGATGCGGAAGGCATTGCGGAAGGATTTGGATTTCTATAGAAAACAAAAGGAAGAAACGGGGGAATGAGAGATGTTTTGTGGAAATTGTGGACACCAGATCGAGGATGACGCGCTGTTTTGCCCAAACTGCGGGGCGAAGGTAGAAGGCGCGCCGGAAGAGCCGGAAAAGCAGGCGCAGCAGGAACCTGCCCTGGATCCAGGACCGGCGGGCGCGAAGAAACCGCCCAAAGGCGGGCAGAAGAAAAAGAGGTCCCAAAAGCCGCTGATCGCGGCAGTGATCGCAGTGGTGCTGGTGTTTCTTCTGGCAGGGGGCGGGACGGTCTATGCCACTGCCGGACTTACTATGCAAAAGGATAAGGCCCTGTCCCAGGTGGAGGAATGCGGATTCCAGGAATATGAGGAACAAGCCAAGGCCGCCGCGGAGGAATGGAAAGGTCTGGGGATCCTGGATGTTGGAAAGAAGCAGGATGTGATCAAGGAACTGAAATCCGTGAAGGAAGACCTGGATGATTTCATCGGGGAGCAGATGGATTTCTATGAGAGCGTGGATATGTCTGAGGCGGAAAAAGCAGAGACAGAGTCTTACGAGAAAGAGCTTCAGGCTGTGGAGCAGGCGACCGGGAATAAGAAGCCGGATTATCCGGCAGTGAAGAAGGCCTTTGAAGAACTGGACAGCATCGTATTCCAGTATGTGGAGCCGGAGCAGGAGCTGACGGTGGATGTGCAGCAGGTGGACGCCTCGGAGTTTCCTACCGTCCGGCTGTATGTGAATGTGGAGGATCCGGCGACAGGCGAGGTGCCGGAAGATCTGGACAGCATGCTCTTCTATATCGAGAAGGAGGACGCCAACGCAGAATATGTCCGGCAGACGGTGACTGCGGCCAACCAGCTGAATGAGAAGGAAGCCCTGAAGGTGGATATGGTGGCGGATGTCAGCGGAAGCATGAACGGCAGTCCCCTGAACGAAGCCAAGAATATTATGAACAATTTCATCAATAGCGTGCAGTTTGAGGCGGGAGACCTGGTGGAGCTGACTTCATTTTCAACCGGCGTACGGCTGGAGCAGGAGTTCTGTGACGACCCAGATCTTCTGACCCAGAAGGTAAACCAGCTGTTCACCGATGATATGACCAGCCTTTATGACGCCCTTTACACTTCAGTAGAACGTGTGGCCGCCCAGAACGGAGCCCGGTGCGTGATCGCATTTACCGATGGGAATGATAATTACAGCAACTGTAGCCAGGAAGACGTGATCCAGGTGGCCAATCGGTACCATGTGCCGGTGTTCATCATCGGGATCGGCTCCATTGACGCTTCCAGGATCAGCTATATCGCGGAGCAGACGGGCGGAAAATATTACAGCATCAGCGACGTTTATTCCATGGAAAGCATTTACCAGGAGATCTATGAGATGGAGAAGCAAATGTATCTTCTGGAGTTCGAGGACAGCACCGGGGCGACAGTGGACGACAAGGCCAATATCCAGGTGGGATATCACAGCAGAGAGTACGGCGGGGAATGCCAGTATTCCTACGAGCCTAACGTGCTGCTGAGCGCCAAGGCCGCCACGGTCTATGAAGACGGACCGGAGGCGGTAGTGGAGAAGTACCTGAAGAACTTCCCGGATGCAGTGACCAATAACGATTTCTCCCTGATCTCCGATTGCCTGAAACCAGGCAGCGCCATTTACCAGGAACAGGAGAAGTACGTGCAGAGAGATATCTCCGAGCGGCTGGACAGTTATGAGATCACGGATGTTTCCTACAACGGAAACAATAATTGCGTAGTCTCCACCAGAGAGACCTATTATGTACAGGTGGCGGGCAAGCCGCTGCAGCTGATGACCCAGGAGTGCCAGTACGCGTTGGAAAACGCGGGAGGGACGACCTGGTATATGACCGATTTTGTAGACCTGAAAGTCGTGTCCAGGATTAAGCAGTAGTTAATTGGGGACGTGGTATTTTCGAAAATACCACGTCCCAGATTGAAAAAACCCTGTCCCCAATTGAAAAAACCCTGTCCCCAATTGACATCGGACAGGGAAATCTATATAATAGTCAGAAGTGATAAGGGAGTAGTTGGCGCGAAAAGCGTAGTTTTGTCAACATACTGGTGGAAAAATGCACCTGGCATTACTTTAAATGATGAGACTTATTCATGGGATACCATGAATGGGTCTTTTTTTGAGCCGATCAGTGCAAAAAGGGACAGGGTATTTTTAATCTGGGACGTGGTATTTTTAAAAATACCACGTCCCCAACTAAGGAGGTACATATGGGAATCGTTGAGTTATTGCTGATTGCGGTGGGATTGTCGATGGACGCTTTTGCTGTGTCTGTCTGTAAGGGCCTTGCGATGAAGCGGTGTACGTGGAGCAAGGGTGTGATCGTGGGGCTGTATTTTGGGGTCTTCCAGGCGGGGATGCCGGCTGTCGGATATCTTTTGGGGGTGCAGTTCAAGGATGTGATCACCTCGGTGGATCACTGGATCGCTTTCATTCTGCTTGGGATCATTGGCGGGAACATGATCTGGGAAGCGGTGAAGGGGGACGAGGCCTGTGATTCTTCCGGGGAATCTCTGGATGTGCGGACCATGCTGGCCCTGGCGGTGGCCACCAGCATCGACGCCCTGGCGGTGGGGGTGACGTTCGCCTTTCTCTCAGTAAATATCGTCTGGGCGGTGAGTTTTATCGGCGTGACCACATTTACAATCTCGCTTATCGGTGTTAAAATAGGCAATATATTCGGGACCCGGTACAAGTCTAAGGCGGAGCTGGCAGGGGGCATCATCCTGGTGCTGATCGGCTGCAAGATCCTGCTGGAGCATCTGGGAATTCTGTGACGAAAATCTGATCAAACATGAGAAAAACAGGGCGGAGGCCCAAAAAGGAGAAGGGAATATGAAATGGAACCAGTTTCGCCTGAAGACGACCACGCAGGCGGAGGATATTGTAAGCAGCATGCTGGCGGACCTTGGCATCGAGGGAGTGCAGATTGAGGACAAGGTGCCGCTGACAGCACTGGATAAGGAGCAGATGTTCGTGGATATCCTGCCGGACATTCCGGAAGATGACGGCACCGCCTATCTGACCTTCTATCTGGAGGAGGACGAGAACAAGGAGGAGATCCTTCAGAAGGTAAGAGAGGAACTGGAAGAGATGCGGGCATTTCTGGATGTGGGGGAGGCCTCCATCCAGGAGTCGGTGACCGAGGACGTGGACTGGGTGAACAACTGGAAGCAGTACTTCCATCAGTTTACCATTGACGACATCCTGATCATCCCTTCCTGGGAGCAGGTGAAGCCGGAGGACAGCGGGAAAATGATCATCCACATCGATCCGGGCACTGCCTTTGGGACTGGCATGCATGAGACTACCCAGCTTTGCATCCGGGCGCTGAAAACCTATGTGAAACCAGGGGATCAGATCCTGGACGTGGGCTGCGGAAGCGGGATCCTTGGAATGCTGGCGCTGAAGTTCGGGGCAGCCTATAGTGTGGGGACGGACCTGGATCCCTGCGCCATCGAGGCTACCAGGGAAAATATGGAGGTTAACGGGATATCCACGGACCAGTATCAGGTGATGATCGGAAATATCATTGATGATCCGGCGGTGCAGGATCAGGTAGGCTATGAGAAATATGACGTGGTGGCGGCCAATATTCTGGCAGATGTGCTGGTGCCCCTGACGCCGGTGATCATCCATCAGATGAAGCCCGGCGCTGTCTACATTACCAGCGGTATCATAGAAGGGAAGGAAGAACTGGTGGCCCAGGCGGCAAGGGATGCCGGACTTACGGTTCTGGAGATCAATCATCAGGGCGAGTGGGCCTCGGTGGTAGCCAGGAAAGAGCAGGAGAAGTAAGAGTATGCAGCATTTTTTCGTACCTCCGTCCCAGGTGGGAGAGGGGGAGATCCTGGTCACGGGACCGGATGTCAACCATATGAGAAATGTCCTCCGGATGCGTCCGGGGGAGGAACTGGTGGTCAGCGACGGCAATAACCGTCAGTACCGGTGCGCCATTGACCATTATGAAGGGGAAAATGCTTTTCTTTCTATTCTGGAGGAAAAGGAGACGGATACGGAGCTTCCCTCCAGGATCTATCTCTTCCAGGGGCTTCCCAAGCAGGAGAAAATGGAGTGGATCGTGCAGAAATCCGTGGAGCTGGGGGTCTGCCAGGTGATCCCGGTGGCCACCCGGCGCAGCGTGGTCCGGCTGGACGAGAAGAAGGCGGCGAAAAAGGTGGCCCGCTGGCAGCAGATCGCCGAGAGCGCGGCAAAGCAGGCGGGACGGGGCTACATCCCCCAGGTGGGGGATGTGCAAAGCTACGCCCGGGCGCTGGAGCAGGCGGCAGAGCTTGACGTGGTGCTGATCCCCTATGAGCTGGAGCGGGACGTGCGAAGATCCAGGGAGATCCTGGAAGGGATCCGTCCGGGGCAGTCGGTGGGGATCTTCATCGGCCCGGAGGGCGGCTTTGAGAAGGAAGAAGTGGAGGCGGCGCTGGCGGCGGGAGCGTATCCCATCTCTCTGGGACGGCGTATCCTGCGGACAGAGACAGCCGGGCTGACCGTCCTTTCTCTTTTGATGTTTCACTTGGAGGCGTAGCCACATAGGTTAATAGTAAGAAAGAGCAGGAAGTGAGTTTATGAAAGAAGTATATCTGGATAATTCCGCCACCACCCGGACTTACGACAGCGTGGGCGACCTGGTGCGCAAGGTAATGTGCGAGGATTACGGCAATCCTTCTTCCATGCACGCCAAGGGCGTGACGGCGGAACATTATATAAAAGAAGCAAAAGAAACCCTGGCAAAGCTTATGAAGGTGCAGGATAAGGAGATCTTTTTTACCTCCGGGGGCACGGAGGGCGACAATCTGGCCCTTATGGGGGTTGCCCGGGCCAACCGGCGACGGGGCAATCACCTCATTACCTCTGCCATTGAACATCCGGCGGTGATCAATACCATGCGCCATCTGGAGGAAGAGGGATATCGGGTAACGTTCCTGCCGGTGGACCGGTACGGGAGGATCCGGCTTGACGATCTGAAGGAGGCTTTGTGCGAGGACACCATCCTGGTGTCGGTGATGTATGTGAATAATGAAGTGGGATCGGTGCAGCCCATCGCGGAGGCGGCCAGCATCGTGAAGGCGTATAACAAAGACATCCTCTTCCATGTGGACGCGGTCCAGGGCTTTGGAAAGTACCGGATCTATCCCCGGAAGCTGAACGTGGACCTGTGCACCATAAGCGGCCATAAGATCCACGGGCCCAAGGGCATCGGCGCCCTGTATGTGGGAAGCCATGTGAAGATCCAGCCCATTGTCTTTGGAGGAGAGCAGCAGAAGAATGTGCGCTCCGGCACGGAAAATGTCCCGGGCATTGCAGGGCTGGGGCTGGCGGCGAAGCTCATTTACCAGGAGCTGGATGAGAAGGTAGCCCGTATGCGGGAACTGAAGGCGCATTTCATCGAGGGTGTGCAGGAAATCCAGGATATCACGATCCATGGCCTGTACGATGAGACGTCGGCGCCCCATATCATCAGCGTGGGATTTGCGGGGATCCGAAGCGAGGTGCTGCTCCACGCCCTGGAGGAGAAGGGCATCTACGTGTCTTCTGGTTCGGCCTGCGCCTCCAATCATCCTCAGATCAGCGGGGTGTTAAAAGGCATCGGAGCCGGTCAGGAGTACCTGGACGCCACACTGCGGTTCAGCATGTCGGAATTTACCACCCTGGAAGAGATTGACTACACTCTTGAGACCCTCTATAATATAGTACCAGTACTGCGAAAATATACCCGGCATTAACAGCCGAAAAGACAGGAGAAACAAGCGATGAGATTTCATACCTTTTTATTGAAATATGGAGAGATCGGGATCAAGGGAAAGAACCGGTATCTTTTTGAGGACGCCCTGGTACGCCAGGTGAAGCGGGCCCTTACAGATGTGGACGGGGAATTCAAAGTTTACAAATCCCAGGCCAGGATCTATGTGGACTGTGTGGGAGAATACGACTATGAGGAGACGGTGGAGCACCTGACCCGGGTGTTCGGCCTGGTGGGGATCTGCCCGGTAGTCCGCATGGAGGACCGGGGATTCGACCAGCTGAAGAAAGATGTTGTGGCTTATATGGATGAAGTGTATCCGGATAAGAACCTGACCTTCAAGGTGGAGGCCCGCCGGGCAAAGAAATCTTATCCCAAGACCTCCATGGAGATCAACTGCGATCTGGGCGAAGCCATTCTGGAAGCATTTCCCCAGACCCGGGTGGACGTCCATCACCCGGATGTGATGCTCCATGTGGAGATCCGCAATGAGATCTATGTCTACTCCCAGATCATCCCGGGAGCCGGCGGAATGCCGGTGGGGACCAACGGCAAGGCCACCCTTCTTCTGTCCGGCGGCATCGACAGTCCGGTGGCAGGTTATATGATCGCCAAGCGGGGCGTGGAGATCGAGGCGGTATACTTCCATGCGCCGCCGTACACCAGCGAGCGGGCCAAGGAAAAGGTGGTGGATCTGGCGAAGCTGGTGGCCAGATACGCAGGCCCCATCAGGCTTTATGTAGTAAATTTCACCGATATCCAGCTCTACATCTACGACCAGTGTCCTCATGATGAGCTGACTATTATCATGCGACGCTATATGATGCGCATCGCGGAACATTTCGCCAGACAGGATAAGAGTCTGGGACTGATCACCGGGGAGAGCATCGGCCAGGTGGCAAGCCAGACCATGCACAGCCTTGCGGCCACCAACGACGTGTGCACCCTGCCGGTGTACCGGCCGCTGATCGGTTATGACAAGCGGGAGATCGTGGAGATCGCGGAGCGGATCGGCACCTTTGAGACTTCCATCCAGCCCTTTGAGGACTGCTGTACCATTTTTGTGGCGAAGCACCCGGTGACCAAACCCAATGTGGAGGTGATCCGGCGTTCCGAGGAGAAGCTGGAGGAGAAGATCGGCGAGCTGTTCCAGAAGGCAGTGGATACCGTAGAGATCATGGAAGTGGAGTAAAAAAGTACAGAGGACAATAAAAAAGATTGCGCAGATCCTGCGCAATCTTTTCCTGCGGGAACCTTCCCGGATGACCGGCGTTTAGTTGGCCAGATAAGGTTCCAGTGTTTTCATTACATCATCCAATTCTTCTTCGCCTGCGTGGATGGCGAGATCAATGGGCTGGGACAGGTCAAGGCTGAAGATTCCCATCATGGATTTGGCGTCAATTACATATCTTCCGGATATCAGGTCAAAATCATAGTCGAATTTGGAGATATCATAGACAAAAGATTTTACTTTATCGATGGAGTTTAAAGAAATTTTTACAGTTTTCATTGGAATAATCTCCTCGCTTTCTTTGATGTTCTATCAATATCTTAAGAGCAGGGGAATTAAAAGTCAAGGAATAAATTGGTAAAGTCTAGGAAAAGAAAGGAACAGAACCTATGAGAAAAGCGGCGCTGCACAACCTGGGCTGCAAAGTAAACGCATATGAAACAGAGGCCATGCAGGAGCTCCTGGAGCAGGCGGGTTATCAGATCGTGCCTTTTGAGGAGCAGGCGGATGTGTATATCATCAACACCTGTACCGTCACCAATGTGGCGGACCGCAAATCCAGGCAGATGATCCACCGGGCCCGGAAGAGAAATCCCGGGGCGGTGATCGTGGCCGCGGGCTGCTATGTGCAGACTAAGGACACAGCGGGGCTTGACGCAGACATAGACATCGTGATCGGAAACAATAAGAAGAAGGAGATCGCCAAAGTCCTGGAGGATTATTTCCAGGAGAAGGGCGCCGGGACAAAGAAGATCGAGCGGGTGGACATCGGACATACTAGCGAATATGAGGATCTGACGGTGAGCCACACGGCGGGACACACCCGGGTATTTTTGAAAGTGCAGGACGGCTGCAACCAGTTCTGTTCCTACTGTATCATCCCCTATGCCAGGGGCCGGGTGCGCAGCCGGAGCCGGGAAGAGGTGGTGGCGGAGGTGCGCCGCCTGGCAGAGCGCGGATACAAGGAAGTGGTGCTCACCGGCATTCACTTAAGCTCCTATGGTACGGATATTGGGGACGATCTGCTGTCGCTGATCTTAAGCGTCCACCAGGTGGAAGGGATCTGCCGGATCCGCCTGGGCTCCCTGGAGCCTGGGATCATTACGGAGGAATTTGCCCGGACTCTGTCGGAGTGCCCCAAGTTCTGTCCCCATTTCCATCTGTCCCTGCAGAGCGGGTGCGACGCCACCCTGAAGCGGATGAACCGGCGCTATGACACGGCGCAGTATGAGGAGAAATGCCAGATCCTGCGGAAGTATTTCCAGGATCCTGCTCTGACCACCGACGTGATCGTGGGCTTTCCGGGAGAGACGGAGGAAGAGTTTGAAGCTTCCCGGGCTTTTGTCGACAGGATCAACTTCTATGAGACCCACATCTTTAAATACTCCAGGCGGGAAGGAACCCGGGCCGCTGTTATGGACGGGCAGATACCGGACAGCGTGAAGACCCAAAGAAGCGCACTCCTTCTGGAGCTTGGACAAAAGAAGCAGTGGGAGTATGAAGAGAAGCTTCTTGGGACTGCCCGGGAGGTCCTGATGGAAGAGTCTGTGGTGATCGGCGGGGAGACCTGGCAGGTGGGCCACACAAAGGAGTATGTGAAAATTGGACGAAAAACCGAAGAGGATCTGTCCAATCAACTTGTAAATGTAGAAATTGAGAGTCGTTCACAAATAATCCATTGAATTTTGCGCGGCTTTAAGGTAGAATAATCATGAAGTATTTTGGGAGGACGTGAGTATATGAAGGATTTAAGCAGCACCCAGTTTTTTCAGGTAGAAAGCGGCCCGCAGATCCAGGCGAAAGATATTCTTGAGATTGTGTACAAGGCATTGAGTGAAAAAGGTTATAATCCGGTCAATCAGATCGTTGGATATATCATGTCAGGAGACCCGACTTATATTACAAGCCACAATGGGGCGAGAAGCCTGATCATGAAGGCGGAGCGGGATGAACTGGTAGAAGAGATGCTCAAGACGTATATTGAGCACAACGGCTGGAGATAATGTCAGGGAAGATCATGGGGCTGGATTACGGCTCCAAGACGGTGGGCGTGGCGATAAGCGACGCCCTTGGCATAACGGCTCAGGCGGTGGAGACCATCTTCCGCAAGGAGGAGAACAAATTGCGCAAGACCTGCGCCAGGATCGAGGAGCTGATCCGGGAGCAGAATGTGGAGAAGATCGTTCTCGGCCTGCCTAAGCATATGAACAATGATATGGGAGAGCGGGCGGAACATGCCCTGGCGTTTGGCGAGATGCTCCGGCGGCGCACCGGTCTTCCGGTGGTGATGTGGGATGAACGGCTCACCACGGTGGAGGCGGAGCGGACGCTCAAGGAGCGGGAGGTCCGGCGGGAGGATCGCAAGAAGTACGTGGATCAGATCGCGGCAGTGCTGATCCTGCAGGGATATCTGGATTCCCGCTGCGGCGGAGAGTCCCTCTCTTAGCGAGGTGTTGACTGATGGAAAAGATTACATTCATGTCCGGCGAAATGCAGGAAGAAACTGAATTTTTTGTACTTGAGCAGACAAAGGTAGGCGGGGTGTCATACATTCTGGTCACGGATTCGGAAGAAGACGAGGCGGAATGTTTTATTTTAAAAGATACCGCATCAGAAGAAGCATTGGAGAGCCTCTACGAGATGGTGGAGGACGAAGAAGAACTGAACGCGGTCTCCAAAGTATTTGAAGAGCTGTTGGAGGACGTGGAGATTGAAAGGTAAGTGTCTATGTCGATCAGTCAGGAAAAATTCAAGGAGATGCTCAAAGAAAAAGGTCTTAAGGTAACCAATCAACGGTTGCTTGTATTAGAAGTACTCGCAGATCATCGGGACAGACATATGACTGCGGAAGACATCTATGAACTGGTAAAGGAAGACTATCCGGAGATCGGACTGGCTACCATTTACCGAACGGTGCAGT
This window of the Massilistercora timonensis genome carries:
- the prmA gene encoding 50S ribosomal protein L11 methyltransferase; the encoded protein is MKWNQFRLKTTTQAEDIVSSMLADLGIEGVQIEDKVPLTALDKEQMFVDILPDIPEDDGTAYLTFYLEEDENKEEILQKVREELEEMRAFLDVGEASIQESVTEDVDWVNNWKQYFHQFTIDDILIIPSWEQVKPEDSGKMIIHIDPGTAFGTGMHETTQLCIRALKTYVKPGDQILDVGCGSGILGMLALKFGAAYSVGTDLDPCAIEATRENMEVNGISTDQYQVMIGNIIDDPAVQDQVGYEKYDVVAANILADVLVPLTPVIIHQMKPGAVYITSGIIEGKEELVAQAARDAGLTVLEINHQGEWASVVARKEQEK
- a CDS encoding IreB family regulatory phosphoprotein, which produces MKDLSSTQFFQVESGPQIQAKDILEIVYKALSEKGYNPVNQIVGYIMSGDPTYITSHNGARSLIMKAERDELVEEMLKTYIEHNGWR
- a CDS encoding VWA domain-containing protein translates to MFCGNCGHQIEDDALFCPNCGAKVEGAPEEPEKQAQQEPALDPGPAGAKKPPKGGQKKKRSQKPLIAAVIAVVLVFLLAGGGTVYATAGLTMQKDKALSQVEECGFQEYEEQAKAAAEEWKGLGILDVGKKQDVIKELKSVKEDLDDFIGEQMDFYESVDMSEAEKAETESYEKELQAVEQATGNKKPDYPAVKKAFEELDSIVFQYVEPEQELTVDVQQVDASEFPTVRLYVNVEDPATGEVPEDLDSMLFYIEKEDANAEYVRQTVTAANQLNEKEALKVDMVADVSGSMNGSPLNEAKNIMNNFINSVQFEAGDLVELTSFSTGVRLEQEFCDDPDLLTQKVNQLFTDDMTSLYDALYTSVERVAAQNGARCVIAFTDGNDNYSNCSQEDVIQVANRYHVPVFIIGIGSIDASRISYIAEQTGGKYYSISDVYSMESIYQEIYEMEKQMYLLEFEDSTGATVDDKANIQVGYHSREYGGECQYSYEPNVLLSAKAATVYEDGPEAVVEKYLKNFPDAVTNNDFSLISDCLKPGSAIYQEQEKYVQRDISERLDSYEITDVSYNGNNNCVVSTRETYYVQVAGKPLQLMTQECQYALENAGGTTWYMTDFVDLKVVSRIKQ
- the mtaB gene encoding tRNA (N(6)-L-threonylcarbamoyladenosine(37)-C(2))-methylthiotransferase MtaB, with amino-acid sequence MRKAALHNLGCKVNAYETEAMQELLEQAGYQIVPFEEQADVYIINTCTVTNVADRKSRQMIHRARKRNPGAVIVAAGCYVQTKDTAGLDADIDIVIGNNKKKEIAKVLEDYFQEKGAGTKKIERVDIGHTSEYEDLTVSHTAGHTRVFLKVQDGCNQFCSYCIIPYARGRVRSRSREEVVAEVRRLAERGYKEVVLTGIHLSSYGTDIGDDLLSLILSVHQVEGICRIRLGSLEPGIITEEFARTLSECPKFCPHFHLSLQSGCDATLKRMNRRYDTAQYEEKCQILRKYFQDPALTTDVIVGFPGETEEEFEASRAFVDRINFYETHIFKYSRREGTRAAVMDGQIPDSVKTQRSALLLELGQKKQWEYEEKLLGTAREVLMEESVVIGGETWQVGHTKEYVKIGRKTEEDLSNQLVNVEIESRSQIIH
- the thiI gene encoding tRNA uracil 4-sulfurtransferase ThiI gives rise to the protein MRFHTFLLKYGEIGIKGKNRYLFEDALVRQVKRALTDVDGEFKVYKSQARIYVDCVGEYDYEETVEHLTRVFGLVGICPVVRMEDRGFDQLKKDVVAYMDEVYPDKNLTFKVEARRAKKSYPKTSMEINCDLGEAILEAFPQTRVDVHHPDVMLHVEIRNEIYVYSQIIPGAGGMPVGTNGKATLLLSGGIDSPVAGYMIAKRGVEIEAVYFHAPPYTSERAKEKVVDLAKLVARYAGPIRLYVVNFTDIQLYIYDQCPHDELTIIMRRYMMRIAEHFARQDKSLGLITGESIGQVASQTMHSLAATNDVCTLPVYRPLIGYDKREIVEIAERIGTFETSIQPFEDCCTIFVAKHPVTKPNVEVIRRSEEKLEEKIGELFQKAVDTVEIMEVE
- a CDS encoding HPr family phosphocarrier protein; the protein is MKTVKISLNSIDKVKSFVYDISKFDYDFDLISGRYVIDAKSMMGIFSLDLSQPIDLAIHAGEEELDDVMKTLEPYLAN
- a CDS encoding 16S rRNA (uracil(1498)-N(3))-methyltransferase, translating into MQHFFVPPSQVGEGEILVTGPDVNHMRNVLRMRPGEELVVSDGNNRQYRCAIDHYEGENAFLSILEEKETDTELPSRIYLFQGLPKQEKMEWIVQKSVELGVCQVIPVATRRSVVRLDEKKAAKKVARWQQIAESAAKQAGRGYIPQVGDVQSYARALEQAAELDVVLIPYELERDVRRSREILEGIRPGQSVGIFIGPEGGFEKEEVEAALAAGAYPISLGRRILRTETAGLTVLSLLMFHLEA
- a CDS encoding cysteine desulfurase family protein, which encodes MKEVYLDNSATTRTYDSVGDLVRKVMCEDYGNPSSMHAKGVTAEHYIKEAKETLAKLMKVQDKEIFFTSGGTEGDNLALMGVARANRRRGNHLITSAIEHPAVINTMRHLEEEGYRVTFLPVDRYGRIRLDDLKEALCEDTILVSVMYVNNEVGSVQPIAEAASIVKAYNKDILFHVDAVQGFGKYRIYPRKLNVDLCTISGHKIHGPKGIGALYVGSHVKIQPIVFGGEQQKNVRSGTENVPGIAGLGLAAKLIYQELDEKVARMRELKAHFIEGVQEIQDITIHGLYDETSAPHIISVGFAGIRSEVLLHALEEKGIYVSSGSACASNHPQISGVLKGIGAGQEYLDATLRFSMSEFTTLEEIDYTLETLYNIVPVLRKYTRH
- the ruvX gene encoding Holliday junction resolvase RuvX, which translates into the protein MSGKIMGLDYGSKTVGVAISDALGITAQAVETIFRKEENKLRKTCARIEELIREQNVEKIVLGLPKHMNNDMGERAEHALAFGEMLRRRTGLPVVMWDERLTTVEAERTLKEREVRREDRKKYVDQIAAVLILQGYLDSRCGGESLS
- a CDS encoding DUF1292 domain-containing protein, translated to MEKITFMSGEMQEETEFFVLEQTKVGGVSYILVTDSEEDEAECFILKDTASEEALESLYEMVEDEEELNAVSKVFEELLEDVEIER
- a CDS encoding manganese efflux pump MntP family protein, whose product is MGIVELLLIAVGLSMDAFAVSVCKGLAMKRCTWSKGVIVGLYFGVFQAGMPAVGYLLGVQFKDVITSVDHWIAFILLGIIGGNMIWEAVKGDEACDSSGESLDVRTMLALAVATSIDALAVGVTFAFLSVNIVWAVSFIGVTTFTISLIGVKIGNIFGTRYKSKAELAGGIILVLIGCKILLEHLGIL